From Proteiniborus sp. MB09-C3, the proteins below share one genomic window:
- a CDS encoding PTS sugar transporter subunit IIC: protein MGQNENTAPKQSFLKRKNIEISVKRYGVDALGFMALGLFSSLLIGTIMNTLGSKLGIPFLTDTLWPLCRDMTGAAIGVAIAHGLQAPPLVLFSSAITGAAGNALGGPAGAFLAAVIGAELGKIVSKETKVDIIVTPSVTIITGVLVGTLVGPAIGAFMTGLGNLIMYATGLQPFLMGILVSVIMGMVLTLPVSSAALCMMLGLAGLAGGAATAGCCAQMVGFAVMSFKENGWGGLIAQGLGTSMLQVPNIVRNWKVWIPPTLVGAIVGPLSTLVFKMEGTPMGSGMGTSGLVGQFGTIEAMEAAGKGGMQMWIGIIVLQFIIPAVLTPIICNVMRKMGWIKEGDLKLNL, encoded by the coding sequence TTGGGTCAAAATGAAAACACAGCACCAAAGCAAAGCTTCTTAAAGAGAAAAAACATCGAAATATCCGTTAAAAGATATGGAGTTGATGCACTTGGTTTCATGGCACTAGGTCTTTTCTCTTCATTATTAATTGGTACTATCATGAACACTTTGGGAAGCAAATTGGGTATTCCATTTTTAACAGATACTCTTTGGCCTTTATGTAGAGACATGACAGGAGCTGCCATTGGTGTTGCTATTGCTCATGGTCTACAAGCTCCGCCACTAGTATTATTCTCTTCTGCAATTACTGGGGCAGCTGGAAATGCATTAGGAGGACCTGCTGGAGCTTTCTTAGCGGCAGTAATCGGTGCTGAACTTGGTAAAATAGTGTCTAAAGAAACAAAAGTAGATATTATAGTTACACCTTCAGTTACTATTATTACTGGTGTTCTTGTTGGAACACTTGTTGGACCTGCTATTGGAGCATTTATGACAGGTTTAGGAAATCTTATAATGTATGCTACAGGATTACAACCATTTTTAATGGGAATATTAGTTTCAGTTATAATGGGTATGGTATTAACTCTTCCTGTAAGTAGTGCGGCTCTTTGTATGATGCTTGGTCTTGCTGGATTAGCTGGAGGAGCAGCTACTGCTGGGTGTTGTGCACAGATGGTAGGTTTTGCTGTAATGAGCTTTAAAGAAAATGGATGGGGAGGACTTATAGCACAAGGTTTAGGGACATCAATGCTTCAAGTGCCTAACATAGTAAGAAACTGGAAGGTTTGGATTCCCCCAACACTAGTTGGTGCTATAGTAGGACCTTTATCAACACTTGTATTCAAAATGGAAGGTACACCAATGGGTTCAGGTATGGGAACAAGTGGATTAGTAGGACAATTTGGTACAATAGAAGCTATGGAGGCTGCTGGTAAAGGCGGAATGCAAATGTGGATAGGTATTATAGTATTACAATTTATCATACCTGCAGTTCTTACTCCAATAATCTGTAATGTAATGAGAAAAATGGGTTGGATTAAAGAAGGAGATTTAAAATTAAACTTATAA
- a CDS encoding molybdopterin cofactor-binding domain-containing protein yields the protein MKKRGIGTGCMWYGIGNTGLPNPAAAFVEVHGDGSVTALVGCADIGQGSSTVMAQIVAETLGVNYEDVNVTAADTGVTPEGGATSASRQTYISGNASLAAAKMAKKILVEVAAEALGVDEELVDIKNKKVIVKNDESKQMDFSTLMGEMKKRGRIALGSGSFNPDTTALDPVDMHGIPYACYAYATNIAEVEVDTETGEVQVLKVVAAHDVGQIMNKRMAEGQIEGGAAMGMGLALLEKLEVEKGVIKNPGFSKYLVYTAMDMPELYPILVEDPSLTGPYGAKGLGEPALIPIIPAILNAIYDAIGVRFTEVPVTPEAIIEALNKK from the coding sequence ATGAAAAAAAGAGGAATTGGAACAGGATGTATGTGGTATGGAATAGGAAATACAGGACTACCAAATCCTGCTGCAGCCTTTGTAGAAGTACACGGAGATGGTTCTGTAACAGCTTTAGTTGGATGTGCTGATATAGGACAAGGCTCTTCAACAGTAATGGCACAAATTGTCGCTGAAACTTTAGGAGTTAATTATGAAGATGTAAATGTGACTGCTGCTGATACAGGAGTAACACCAGAAGGTGGAGCTACATCAGCAAGTAGACAAACATATATTTCTGGAAATGCAAGTCTTGCAGCTGCTAAAATGGCAAAAAAGATTTTAGTAGAAGTAGCTGCTGAAGCTCTTGGTGTAGATGAGGAGCTAGTTGACATTAAGAATAAAAAAGTAATTGTTAAAAATGATGAATCAAAACAAATGGATTTTTCAACTCTTATGGGTGAAATGAAGAAAAGAGGTAGAATTGCACTAGGAAGTGGTTCATTTAACCCTGATACAACAGCTCTAGATCCTGTTGATATGCACGGTATACCATATGCTTGCTATGCATATGCAACTAATATAGCAGAGGTAGAGGTGGATACAGAAACAGGAGAAGTGCAAGTATTAAAGGTAGTTGCTGCTCATGACGTTGGACAAATTATGAATAAAAGAATGGCTGAAGGACAAATAGAAGGCGGAGCAGCAATGGGAATGGGACTTGCGTTGTTAGAAAAGCTTGAAGTAGAAAAAGGAGTTATTAAAAATCCTGGATTTTCAAAATATCTAGTTTATACAGCTATGGATATGCCAGAACTATATCCAATACTTGTAGAAGATCCATCATTAACAGGGCCTTACGGTGCAAAGGGATTAGGTGAGCCTGCACTAATACCAATAATACCAGCAATTTTAAATGCCATTTATGATGCTATTGGAGTTAGGTTTACTGAGGTTCCTGTAACACCTGAAGCAATAATAGAAGCACTAAACAAAAAATAA
- a CDS encoding molybdopterin cofactor-binding domain-containing protein, with protein MNKLNIVGQSVEKKDSLSKALGTAIFSADIELDNMLYGAVKRSTVASAILKNINTSKAKALPGVAAVLTYKDIPGDNRIGIILKDEPILVDDKIRRVGDALAIVAAETKDIAEEALKLIEIEYEELEPVFSIEDALKEESPKVHGTTNVLQTKNLVRGDVDEALKQSDVIVEDTYKTNYFAHMFIEPEAGIAKYENGILTFWSSTQNPHFDRGEVARMLKMPQSKVRSIQATTGGGFGGKLDISVQCHAALLAYYTGRPVKFVRNREESMMVSSKRHPMTLKLKTGATKDGKILALDAHLTGDTGAYASYGPAVIARAMTHLTGPYEVPNVRITATFVYTNNPMAGAFRGFGVPQAAIAHEGQMDLLAKKLGMDPIELRLKNALRVGSVTSTGQVLTDGVGIVETIEKAVEKAKEVIFKEGEVK; from the coding sequence GTGAACAAATTAAACATAGTAGGTCAGAGTGTTGAGAAAAAGGATTCATTAAGTAAAGCATTAGGTACAGCAATTTTTTCCGCTGATATAGAGCTAGATAATATGCTATATGGTGCAGTAAAGAGAAGCACTGTAGCTTCAGCTATTTTAAAAAATATCAATACTAGTAAAGCAAAAGCATTGCCAGGAGTTGCTGCTGTATTAACTTATAAGGACATACCTGGTGATAATAGAATAGGTATTATATTAAAGGATGAACCTATACTAGTTGATGATAAAATCAGAAGAGTAGGAGATGCTTTAGCGATAGTAGCTGCTGAAACTAAGGATATTGCAGAGGAAGCTTTAAAACTGATAGAAATTGAATATGAAGAGCTAGAGCCAGTATTTAGTATAGAGGATGCATTGAAAGAAGAATCACCTAAGGTTCATGGAACTACAAACGTTCTTCAAACAAAAAATCTTGTAAGAGGCGACGTAGATGAAGCATTAAAGCAATCTGATGTAATAGTTGAAGATACCTATAAGACAAATTACTTTGCTCATATGTTTATTGAACCTGAAGCTGGTATTGCTAAGTATGAAAATGGTATTTTGACATTCTGGAGTTCAACTCAAAATCCTCACTTTGATAGAGGTGAAGTTGCAAGAATGCTTAAGATGCCACAGAGTAAAGTTAGAAGTATTCAAGCTACTACTGGTGGCGGATTTGGAGGAAAGCTTGATATATCCGTACAATGTCATGCAGCTCTATTAGCATATTATACTGGTAGACCTGTAAAATTCGTTAGAAATAGAGAAGAATCTATGATGGTTTCTTCAAAAAGACATCCTATGACTTTAAAGCTTAAAACAGGAGCAACAAAGGATGGAAAAATATTGGCACTAGATGCACATCTAACAGGAGATACAGGTGCATATGCATCATATGGTCCTGCTGTTATAGCTAGAGCAATGACTCACTTAACTGGGCCTTATGAGGTACCAAATGTAAGAATTACTGCAACCTTCGTGTATACTAATAACCCAATGGCAGGTGCATTTAGGGGCTTTGGAGTTCCTCAAGCAGCTATAGCTCATGAAGGACAAATGGATTTGCTTGCTAAAAAATTAGGAATGGATCCAATTGAGTTAAGGTTGAAGAATGCATTGAGAGTTGGCTCTGTTACATCTACAGGACAAGTATTAACTGATGGTGTTGGCATAGTTGAAACAATAGAAAAAGCAGTAGAAAAAGCAAAAGAAGTAATATTTAAAGAAGGAGAGGTGAAGTAG
- a CDS encoding (2Fe-2S)-binding protein → MEKVKISFNLNYEDVTVEIDPNKRLIDMLREDFKLTSVKEGCSEGECGACTVIVDSKAVTSCIMLAPQVQGSSVITLEGLSKNGELDKLQRAFIDAGAVQCGFCTPGMILSAKALFMKNPNPAREEIKKAMSGNICRCTGYKKIIDAVEIARDK, encoded by the coding sequence TTGGAAAAAGTAAAAATATCATTTAATCTGAACTATGAAGATGTAACTGTAGAAATAGATCCAAATAAGAGACTAATAGATATGCTTAGAGAAGATTTTAAGCTAACAAGCGTTAAGGAAGGATGTTCTGAGGGTGAATGTGGTGCTTGTACTGTAATAGTAGATAGTAAAGCAGTGACTTCTTGTATCATGTTAGCTCCTCAAGTTCAAGGAAGCTCTGTAATTACTTTAGAGGGCTTATCAAAGAACGGCGAATTAGACAAGCTTCAACGAGCATTTATTGATGCTGGTGCTGTTCAATGTGGTTTTTGTACACCTGGAATGATACTTTCAGCTAAGGCTTTGTTTATGAAAAACCCTAATCCAGCAAGAGAAGAGATTAAAAAAGCAATGTCTGGAAATATCTGCAGATGTACTGGATATAAAAAAATAATTGATGCTGTTGAAATAGCAAGAGATAAGTAA
- a CDS encoding xanthine dehydrogenase family protein subunit M — MKKFSYFAPTTVEEAIKVLAGADKDTQIIAGGTDFIVQINHKMISPEKVVDIKKIKELKYVKEENGFIKIGAATNFSELDCSEILLKKAKVLATACGEVGSTQIRNLGTIGGNIANASAAGDSISALMALDASVVLKSEKEERVMRLEEFYQGPGNCQLRKDELLTEIFFQTPNENTATSFKKLGKRKALAIVVISAGALIEKDDNNKCTKAQISLGAISRYPVRVREAEELLIGKELNEQNIEICLEKIAEITNASVANSPFKHLALYKGSAMKGIAREMFANILADLK, encoded by the coding sequence ATGAAAAAATTTAGCTACTTTGCTCCTACAACAGTTGAAGAAGCGATCAAGGTATTAGCTGGAGCAGATAAAGACACTCAAATTATTGCTGGCGGAACTGACTTCATTGTTCAAATAAATCATAAAATGATTTCTCCAGAAAAGGTAGTGGATATCAAGAAAATCAAGGAATTAAAATATGTTAAAGAGGAAAACGGCTTCATAAAGATTGGTGCTGCTACCAATTTTAGTGAGTTAGATTGTTCAGAAATATTGTTAAAAAAAGCTAAGGTTCTTGCTACAGCTTGTGGAGAAGTTGGTTCTACACAAATTAGAAACTTGGGAACTATTGGGGGAAATATAGCAAATGCTTCTGCTGCGGGAGATTCTATATCTGCTCTTATGGCTCTTGATGCTTCAGTAGTTCTAAAAAGTGAAAAAGAAGAAAGAGTTATGAGACTTGAAGAATTCTATCAAGGACCTGGAAACTGTCAGCTTAGAAAAGACGAACTATTGACTGAAATATTCTTCCAAACTCCTAATGAAAATACGGCTACAAGCTTTAAAAAATTAGGTAAAAGAAAAGCATTGGCTATAGTTGTTATAAGTGCAGGAGCTTTAATTGAAAAAGATGATAACAATAAATGTACAAAAGCTCAGATATCATTAGGAGCTATTTCTAGATACCCAGTAAGAGTTAGGGAAGCTGAGGAACTATTAATTGGAAAAGAATTAAATGAGCAAAATATAGAAATCTGCTTAGAAAAAATAGCTGAAATAACAAATGCTAGTGTTGCAAATTCGCCTTTTAAACACTTGGCTCTATACAAAGGATCAGCTATGAAGGGTATTGCTAGAGAGATGTTTGCTAATATTTTAGCGGATTTAAAATAG